Proteins encoded in a region of the Sphingopyxis sp. OAS728 genome:
- a CDS encoding MFS transporter: MSNIKGRFRWCVIALIALATVINYIDRNALAVMWPEVSKEIGATKEDYALLVTIFMIFYAFGQSIFGRIFDAIGTRMGFTISIVVWSLSIAAHALVRSMPLLLVLRATLGISEAGNWPGAAKANALWFPSRERALAQGIFNAGASLGGIVSAPLIALLFVQFGWHGTFLLIGVLGFIWLVPWLWFYKADPEKHPGLSEEERDYILTGRTEAGQGDSRRVPLGELLRYRQSWGVILSRFFLDPVWWLFVSWLPIYLAETFGFDVKQIGLFAWVPFVGAMLGSLFGGWLSGRIITAGGGVHKARTLTIAIGCAIMLPALLFTIGASEPLSAVLLIACILFGFQMAIGNIQTLPSDYFGGGAVGSLAGISGTAAVAGTLITTWLVPVLTKTSYAPIFALSAAIVPISFLCFWLIGGRVEPVVTQPTNTQE, encoded by the coding sequence ATGAGCAATATCAAGGGCCGCTTCCGCTGGTGCGTCATCGCGCTGATCGCGCTCGCGACGGTGATCAATTACATCGACCGCAACGCGCTGGCGGTGATGTGGCCCGAGGTGTCGAAGGAAATCGGCGCCACCAAGGAAGATTATGCGCTGCTCGTGACGATCTTCATGATCTTCTACGCCTTCGGCCAGTCGATTTTCGGGCGCATCTTCGACGCGATCGGTACGCGGATGGGTTTCACCATCTCGATCGTCGTCTGGTCGCTGTCGATCGCGGCGCACGCATTGGTGCGTTCGATGCCCTTGCTCCTCGTTCTGCGCGCTACGCTGGGGATCAGCGAGGCGGGCAACTGGCCCGGCGCCGCCAAGGCGAACGCGCTCTGGTTTCCCTCGCGCGAACGCGCATTGGCGCAGGGCATTTTCAACGCCGGAGCATCGCTCGGCGGGATCGTCTCGGCGCCGCTGATCGCGCTTTTGTTCGTCCAGTTCGGCTGGCACGGCACCTTCCTGCTCATCGGCGTGCTCGGCTTCATCTGGCTCGTGCCCTGGCTCTGGTTCTACAAGGCCGATCCCGAAAAGCATCCGGGGCTGAGCGAGGAAGAGCGAGACTATATCCTGACCGGCCGCACCGAGGCGGGCCAGGGCGACAGCCGCCGTGTGCCGCTCGGCGAACTGCTGCGCTATCGCCAGAGCTGGGGCGTCATCCTGTCGCGCTTCTTTCTCGATCCCGTGTGGTGGCTCTTCGTCTCGTGGCTGCCGATCTATCTCGCCGAAACCTTCGGCTTCGACGTCAAGCAGATCGGCCTCTTTGCATGGGTGCCCTTCGTCGGCGCGATGCTCGGCAGCCTGTTCGGCGGCTGGCTTTCGGGACGCATCATCACCGCGGGCGGCGGCGTGCACAAAGCGCGCACGCTGACCATCGCCATCGGCTGCGCGATCATGCTCCCGGCGCTGCTGTTCACGATCGGCGCCAGCGAGCCGCTCTCCGCGGTGCTGCTGATCGCGTGCATCCTCTTCGGGTTCCAGATGGCGATCGGCAATATCCAGACGCTGCCGAGCGACTATTTCGGCGGTGGCGCCGTGGGCAGCCTCGCGGGGATCAGCGGCACCGCCGCGGTCGCGGGCACGCTGATCACCACCTGGCTCGTCCCCGTGCTCACCAAGACCAGCTACGCGCCGATCTTCGCGCTCTCCGCGGCGATCGTGCCGATCTCCTTCCTCTGTTTCTGGCTGATCGGCGGACGCGTCGAACCGGTCGTCACCCAACCCACCAACACCCAAGAATAA
- a CDS encoding SDR family NAD(P)-dependent oxidoreductase, which translates to MNLQGKTALVTGGGRDIGRSVSIALARAGVRVAINYNSGREAAEDTLKTIKDAGGDAFLIQADVTDSGAVKAMLEEVGIAFSGRLDILVNLAGGMVARKTLSEMDEEFFDHVMTLNLKSAFLVLQASQPFLGEGSAVVNVSSLAGRDGGGPGASVYATAKGALMTYTRSMAKELGPQGIRVNAVCPGLIGTSFHDIFSKPEGRAAVAGNTPLRREGHPDEVADTIVYLASPAASFLAGVCLDINGGLGFS; encoded by the coding sequence ATGAACCTCCAGGGGAAAACCGCGCTCGTCACCGGCGGCGGCCGCGACATCGGCCGATCGGTCTCGATCGCGCTTGCGCGCGCCGGCGTCCGCGTCGCGATCAATTACAACAGCGGCCGCGAAGCCGCCGAGGACACGCTGAAGACGATCAAGGACGCGGGCGGCGACGCCTTCCTGATCCAGGCCGACGTTACCGACAGCGGCGCGGTCAAGGCGATGCTCGAAGAGGTCGGCATCGCGTTCAGCGGCCGGCTCGACATCCTCGTCAACCTTGCCGGCGGCATGGTCGCGCGCAAGACGCTGAGCGAGATGGACGAGGAGTTCTTCGACCATGTCATGACGCTCAACCTCAAATCGGCTTTCCTCGTTCTCCAGGCATCGCAGCCCTTCCTCGGCGAAGGTTCGGCTGTCGTGAACGTGTCGTCGCTCGCCGGCCGTGACGGTGGCGGTCCGGGCGCATCGGTCTATGCGACCGCAAAGGGCGCGCTGATGACCTATACGCGTTCAATGGCCAAGGAACTCGGACCGCAGGGTATCCGCGTCAACGCCGTCTGCCCCGGACTGATCGGCACGAGCTTCCACGACATCTTCTCGAAGCCCGAGGGCCGCGCCGCGGTCGCCGGCAACACGCCGCTGCGCCGCGAAGGCCATCCCGACGAAGTCGCCGACACGATCGTTTATCTCGCGTCACCGGCGGCGAGCTTCCTCGCCGGCGTCTGTCTCGACATCAACGGTGGGCTGGGCTTCTCCTGA
- a CDS encoding rhamnogalacturonan acetylesterase produces MRRLLATAVVALLASGAQAQTRERTDAPPLEPYKIILVGDSTMAPHSGWGGAFCSRHVKSSVACLNAGRGGRSTRSYRQEGGWDIALAEAKVPGYRGTWVLIQFAHNDQSSKSERWTDETTEFPANLRRFVEEVRAAGATPVLVTPLTRREFKDGKLRNTLASWSDQVRGVAKAMDVPLVDLNALSAAQAQEMGAEMATKLAQEPPTAEELAAAKAGTTLTARPAPPEPAPITGDGARGQVTRKFDYTHLGDVGAEVTAKLVTQALARAVPGLRSQLVR; encoded by the coding sequence ATGCGCCGGCTCCTTGCGACGGCCGTCGTTGCCCTGCTCGCGAGCGGGGCGCAGGCCCAGACCCGCGAGCGGACCGATGCGCCGCCGCTCGAGCCGTACAAGATCATCCTTGTCGGCGATTCGACGATGGCGCCGCACAGCGGTTGGGGCGGGGCGTTTTGCTCGCGCCATGTCAAATCGTCGGTCGCCTGTCTCAACGCCGGTCGCGGCGGGCGCAGCACGCGCAGCTATCGGCAGGAAGGCGGCTGGGACATCGCGCTCGCCGAGGCGAAGGTGCCGGGTTATCGCGGCACCTGGGTGCTGATCCAGTTCGCGCACAACGACCAGTCATCGAAGTCCGAACGCTGGACCGACGAGACGACCGAATTCCCCGCCAATCTCCGCCGCTTCGTCGAAGAGGTGAGGGCGGCGGGAGCAACGCCGGTGCTCGTAACCCCGCTGACGCGCCGCGAGTTCAAGGACGGCAAGCTCAGGAACACGCTCGCGAGCTGGTCGGATCAGGTGCGCGGCGTCGCCAAGGCGATGGACGTGCCGCTCGTGGACCTCAACGCGCTCAGCGCCGCGCAAGCGCAGGAGATGGGCGCCGAGATGGCGACCAAGCTCGCGCAGGAACCGCCAACCGCCGAGGAGCTTGCTGCGGCGAAGGCGGGTACGACGCTGACCGCGCGCCCGGCACCGCCCGAACCCGCGCCGATCACGGGCGACGGCGCGCGCGGGCAGGTGACGCGCAAGTTCGACTACACGCACCTCGGCGACGTCGGTGCCGAGGTCACCGCCAAGCTGGTGACGCAGGCGCTCGCCCGCGCGGTGCCGGGGCTGCGGAGCCAGCTCGTTCGCTGA
- a CDS encoding TonB-dependent receptor translates to MNSRNPIRARSLRAALLAGAGSTLLIVAAPAMAQDAPAPQAESEEDAIVVTGIRETIQNSINTKREETAIVDALSSDDIGDIPAISVGQAIQTITGATTHREKGDASEIALRGLGPFLSNATFNGRDATNGSGDRSVNFNQFPSELVNNIKIYKTQQASLVEGGVAGTIEIGTLRPLDFGKRRLQADIKAQYNPYGDRIVGSGGIGWRGTLSYVDQFANDTIGIAIGVQRNDTNNPEETFAASTTWTACQASPVVANNNCNEYTRDEYGQDLPFYLVPNAYTFRQISETDKRDAIFGSIQWRPSDQFNINLDVQYSDRTYVENRRDLNLSEGRYGLTNVVYDENGIVQSLNGLSSLESNGSELSRSEEYLGGGLSVEWQPSDRLTVTLDGSYSRTVRTEIERNFRLRTDPTDVNGVRTVFNNMRIPYTYSITPGSFVPTITIDPRFDLNNHNLFWDDARFRRDESKRHNEIYAGRFDVAYEMDGFLSKISAGGRWSHLTYRDYDVRNGDFNLNPAIAEDRRINNLCRTAFPQQDYLSAAKGNSINSWATFDVDCLFREYMGAEDPGNLPDTRSVANRDVTERTFAGYVMAEYDADLGNMPVRGNFGVRVVNTRVTSDGLRSDLSVVTNPDGSIRLVTSGDFDTVTIKSQNTRILPSLNAIFEVAPNTLLRAAAYRAMSRPNPSSLGAGRTILLEDGTSFTSIEDAIRNITANGSPRLKPLMSWNGDLSLEWYPNKDSLLSATVYYKQFTGGFQPVVFNEDFTIDGQSVSIPVTQTRNSPDKSRIYGLELTAATRFSFLPKPLDGLGAKVSYNYADSNFKTQDIRLGEVYDPETDTVSAGIIPPANLSGYSKHVLSAQAYYEIGPVSLQAIYNYRAKYFQDFVGGNSQLRYVAPSETVDFRASLDLMKGVSLRFEALNIFNEPKATYMPVYGSSRQYHYYGAKYFIGIRARI, encoded by the coding sequence GTGAATTCTCGCAATCCGATCCGCGCGCGCAGCCTGCGCGCCGCGTTGCTGGCTGGTGCCGGTTCGACGCTGCTGATCGTCGCAGCGCCCGCGATGGCGCAGGACGCGCCCGCGCCGCAGGCCGAGTCCGAAGAGGATGCGATCGTCGTCACCGGTATCCGCGAGACGATCCAGAATTCGATCAACACCAAGCGCGAAGAAACCGCGATCGTCGATGCGCTGTCGTCGGACGACATCGGCGATATCCCGGCGATCTCGGTCGGGCAGGCGATCCAGACGATCACCGGCGCGACGACGCACCGCGAAAAGGGCGACGCGTCCGAAATCGCGCTTCGCGGTCTCGGCCCCTTCCTGTCGAATGCGACGTTCAACGGCCGCGACGCGACGAACGGCAGCGGCGACCGCTCGGTGAATTTCAACCAATTCCCGTCCGAACTCGTCAACAATATCAAGATTTACAAGACCCAGCAGGCGAGCCTTGTCGAAGGCGGCGTCGCGGGAACGATCGAGATCGGCACGCTGCGTCCGCTCGATTTCGGCAAGCGCCGCCTGCAGGCCGATATCAAGGCGCAATATAATCCCTATGGCGATCGCATCGTCGGGTCGGGCGGGATCGGCTGGCGCGGGACGCTGAGCTATGTCGACCAGTTTGCGAACGATACGATCGGCATCGCGATCGGCGTCCAGCGCAACGACACGAACAACCCCGAAGAAACGTTCGCCGCGTCGACGACCTGGACCGCGTGCCAGGCGTCGCCTGTCGTCGCGAACAACAATTGCAACGAATATACGCGCGACGAATATGGGCAGGACCTGCCCTTCTATCTCGTCCCCAACGCCTATACCTTCCGCCAGATCAGCGAGACCGACAAGCGCGACGCGATCTTCGGATCGATCCAGTGGCGCCCGTCGGACCAGTTCAACATCAACCTCGACGTCCAGTACTCGGACCGCACCTATGTCGAGAACCGCCGCGACCTCAATCTGTCCGAGGGCCGTTACGGCCTGACCAACGTCGTCTATGACGAGAATGGTATCGTCCAGAGCCTCAACGGCCTGAGCTCGCTCGAATCGAACGGGTCCGAACTGTCGCGGTCGGAGGAATATCTGGGCGGCGGCCTCTCGGTCGAATGGCAGCCGTCGGACCGGCTGACCGTCACGCTCGACGGCAGCTATTCGCGCACCGTCCGCACCGAGATCGAACGCAACTTCCGCCTGCGCACCGACCCGACCGACGTCAACGGTGTGCGCACCGTGTTCAACAATATGCGCATCCCTTACACCTATTCGATCACGCCGGGCAGCTTTGTCCCGACGATCACGATCGATCCGCGCTTCGACCTCAACAATCATAATCTCTTCTGGGACGACGCGCGCTTCCGCCGCGACGAGAGCAAGCGGCACAACGAAATCTACGCGGGCCGCTTCGACGTCGCCTATGAAATGGACGGCTTCCTCAGCAAGATTTCGGCGGGTGGCCGCTGGTCGCACCTGACGTACCGCGACTATGATGTGCGCAACGGCGACTTCAACCTGAACCCGGCGATCGCCGAGGACCGCCGCATCAACAATCTCTGCCGCACCGCCTTCCCGCAGCAGGATTATCTGTCGGCCGCGAAGGGTAACAGCATCAACAGCTGGGCGACTTTCGACGTCGACTGCCTGTTCCGCGAATATATGGGCGCTGAAGATCCCGGCAACCTGCCCGACACGCGCTCGGTTGCGAACCGCGATGTCACCGAACGCACTTTCGCCGGTTATGTGATGGCCGAATATGACGCCGATCTGGGTAATATGCCGGTGCGCGGCAATTTCGGCGTGCGCGTCGTCAATACGCGCGTGACTTCGGACGGGCTGCGCAGCGACCTCAGCGTCGTCACCAACCCCGACGGTTCGATCCGCCTCGTCACCTCGGGCGATTTCGACACGGTGACGATCAAGAGCCAGAACACACGCATCCTGCCCAGCCTCAACGCGATCTTCGAGGTCGCGCCGAACACGTTGCTGCGCGCCGCCGCCTATCGCGCGATGTCGCGTCCGAACCCCAGCTCGCTCGGCGCCGGCCGCACGATCCTGCTTGAGGACGGCACCAGCTTCACGTCGATCGAGGATGCGATCCGCAACATCACCGCGAACGGTAGCCCGCGCCTGAAGCCGCTGATGTCGTGGAACGGCGATCTGTCGCTCGAATGGTATCCGAACAAGGACAGCCTGCTGTCGGCGACCGTCTATTACAAGCAGTTCACCGGCGGCTTCCAGCCCGTGGTGTTCAACGAGGATTTCACCATCGACGGCCAGTCGGTGTCGATCCCGGTGACGCAGACGCGCAACAGCCCCGACAAGTCGCGCATCTATGGCCTCGAACTGACCGCGGCGACGCGCTTCAGCTTCCTGCCCAAGCCGCTCGACGGGCTCGGCGCGAAGGTCAGCTACAATTACGCCGATTCGAACTTCAAGACGCAGGATATCCGGCTCGGCGAGGTCTATGACCCCGAAACCGATACGGTGAGCGCCGGCATCATCCCGCCCGCGAACCTGTCGGGCTATTCGAAACATGTGCTGTCGGCGCAGGCCTATTACGAGATCGGCCCGGTGTCGCTGCAGGCGATCTACAATTACCGCGCGAAATATTTCCAGGATTTCGTCGGCGGCAACAGCCAGCTGCGCTACGTCGCACCTAGCGAAACCGTCGATTTCCGCGCCTCGCTCGACCTGATGAAGGGCGTGTCGCTGCGCTTCGAGGCGCTCAACATCTTCAACGAGCCGAAGGCGACCTACATGCCGGTCTATGGCAGCAGCCGTCAGTATCATTATTACGGCGCGAAATATTTCATCGGCATCCGGGCGCGAATTTAG
- a CDS encoding FadR/GntR family transcriptional regulator: MAERRLFEDVADTIRRLILDGTFPPGTRLPGERELSERFEVSRVTIREAEIALQATGWIHIRTGAGAYVEAILPGDNAILPKVSAFELTEARSLFEAEAAALAAPTISAETLAKLDELLDAMADDSKSEEEISAIDREFHMTIAAASSNKAIIHVIESLWRMRMELPEVRSSHSLVCRKDGSARQAEHADVVAALRNRDATGARLAMRRHFNRLIESMLDETEERAIVELRRQSAESRERYLLSAKLA, encoded by the coding sequence ATGGCCGAACGCCGCCTTTTCGAAGATGTCGCTGATACGATCCGGCGCCTGATTCTCGACGGAACCTTCCCGCCGGGGACGCGGCTGCCCGGCGAACGCGAGCTGTCCGAACGTTTCGAGGTCAGCCGCGTGACGATCCGCGAAGCCGAGATCGCATTGCAGGCGACGGGGTGGATTCACATCCGGACCGGCGCGGGCGCCTATGTCGAGGCGATCCTGCCCGGCGACAATGCGATCCTGCCCAAGGTCAGCGCGTTCGAGCTCACCGAAGCGCGCTCGCTGTTCGAAGCTGAGGCCGCGGCGCTTGCCGCACCGACGATCTCGGCCGAAACGCTGGCGAAGCTCGACGAACTGCTCGACGCGATGGCCGACGACAGCAAGAGTGAGGAAGAGATCAGTGCGATCGATCGTGAGTTCCATATGACGATCGCTGCGGCATCTAGCAACAAGGCGATCATCCATGTGATCGAGAGCCTGTGGCGGATGCGGATGGAATTGCCCGAAGTGCGGAGCAGCCATTCGCTGGTCTGCCGCAAGGACGGCAGCGCGCGTCAGGCCGAACATGCAGACGTCGTCGCGGCGCTGCGCAATCGCGACGCGACGGGTGCGCGGCTCGCGATGCGCCGCCACTTCAACCGCCTGATCGAATCGATGCTCGACGAGACCGAGGAGCGCGCAATCGTCGAACTGCGCCGTCAGTCGGCCGAGAGCCGCGAACGCTATTTGCTGAGCGCCAAGCTGGCGTGA
- a CDS encoding 2-keto-4-pentenoate hydratase, whose translation MPATLADAYVIQQRLIVELEAPVLGWKVGRIPPALIDVLGAERLAGPVLRVAELHGDTPGKAAVFVGGAGAIEAEVMLRLRAVPDRRVMGIDDGAAYVEEIRAGFEVASSPAPDVHDHAPYGTIADIGINNGLLLGPPLDKDEFTTLIVETQIDGTPVGTGRAIDVLDGPWGALNFLVELHRRGVIELKAGQWISAGAITGVHPIGIGQIATARFGAVGHIACIAVEETGFKS comes from the coding sequence GTGCCCGCGACGTTGGCGGATGCCTATGTCATACAACAGCGTTTGATCGTCGAGCTTGAGGCGCCCGTCCTCGGCTGGAAGGTCGGGCGCATCCCGCCGGCGTTGATCGATGTTCTGGGCGCCGAGCGCCTCGCCGGGCCGGTGTTGCGCGTGGCCGAACTCCACGGCGACACGCCCGGCAAAGCGGCGGTTTTCGTCGGCGGGGCGGGGGCTATCGAGGCGGAAGTGATGCTGCGCCTCCGCGCGGTGCCCGACAGGCGCGTCATGGGCATCGACGATGGCGCCGCATATGTCGAAGAGATCCGCGCCGGATTCGAAGTCGCGAGTTCGCCCGCGCCCGACGTTCACGATCATGCTCCCTATGGCACCATCGCCGATATCGGTATCAACAACGGACTGCTGCTTGGGCCACCGCTCGACAAAGACGAATTCACGACGCTGATCGTCGAAACGCAGATCGACGGCACGCCGGTCGGGACCGGTCGCGCAATCGACGTCCTCGACGGCCCTTGGGGAGCGCTGAATTTTCTCGTCGAACTTCATCGGCGCGGCGTCATCGAACTCAAGGCGGGGCAGTGGATTTCGGCCGGAGCCATCACTGGAGTTCATCCGATCGGCATCGGGCAAATCGCGACCGCGCGTTTCGGCGCGGTGGGCCATATCGCCTGCATCGCGGTCGAGGAAACCGGATTCAAATCATGA
- a CDS encoding sugar kinase: MIAPHGTIACFGEIVMRVSVPNGELPLQSARFDAHVGGAEANVAVALAALGHDTAMISAVPEGPLGDGVLGEMRRHGVDVTPIRRPAGRIGLYYHLPGGPMRPAEVIYDRAGSAFAEARPDDWNWDHLLDGIGWLHVSGVTPALGPDSAAAVLDAVTRARAAGIGVSFDGNWRGRLWDRWQSDPAAILKPIVAQATLLFGNHRDAGLLLGREFSGDGEDRRREAALALLDHFQSLEYVASTAREIMRPDAHRVTARIDTRDKSGASDAMLITPVIDRIGTGDAFAAGVLDGLWAGKGLADAARYGLGLSALKHGIHGDFAPFSRAAIGRTVSVAQDVSR; the protein is encoded by the coding sequence ATGATTGCACCCCACGGAACGATCGCCTGTTTCGGCGAGATCGTCATGCGCGTCTCGGTTCCGAACGGCGAACTGCCGCTGCAATCGGCGCGTTTCGACGCGCATGTCGGAGGTGCCGAAGCGAATGTCGCCGTCGCGCTTGCCGCACTCGGCCATGACACGGCAATGATCAGTGCGGTCCCCGAAGGGCCGCTCGGCGACGGTGTGCTCGGCGAAATGCGCCGCCATGGCGTCGACGTAACGCCCATACGCCGTCCTGCGGGCCGCATCGGGCTCTATTATCACCTGCCCGGCGGCCCGATGCGCCCGGCCGAGGTCATTTATGACCGCGCCGGATCGGCTTTTGCGGAGGCGAGGCCCGATGACTGGAATTGGGACCATTTGTTGGACGGCATCGGCTGGCTGCACGTGTCGGGTGTCACCCCCGCGCTGGGGCCGGACAGCGCGGCCGCCGTGCTCGATGCCGTGACGCGCGCGCGGGCGGCCGGGATCGGCGTCTCGTTCGACGGCAATTGGCGTGGACGCCTTTGGGATCGATGGCAGTCCGACCCGGCGGCGATATTGAAACCGATCGTCGCTCAGGCGACGCTATTGTTCGGCAATCACCGCGACGCAGGTCTGCTTTTGGGCCGCGAATTTTCGGGGGATGGCGAAGATCGGCGGCGCGAGGCGGCGCTTGCATTGCTCGACCATTTCCAATCGCTCGAATATGTCGCCTCCACCGCGCGCGAGATCATGCGGCCCGACGCACACCGCGTGACGGCACGGATCGACACCCGCGACAAGAGCGGGGCAAGCGATGCCATGCTCATCACTCCGGTGATCGACCGGATCGGAACCGGCGACGCGTTTGCTGCCGGCGTCCTCGACGGATTGTGGGCCGGTAAGGGCCTAGCGGACGCGGCGAGGTATGGCTTGGGGCTATCCGCACTGAAACACGGCATCCACGGCGATTTTGCGCCCTTCTCTCGTGCGGCTATCGGCCGCACGGTGTCGGTCGCGCAGGATGTTTCGCGCTAG
- the msrA gene encoding peptide-methionine (S)-S-oxide reductase MsrA — translation MSTERAILAGGCFWGVQDLVRRQPGVISTRVGYSGGEVENATYRNHGNHAEAIEIIFDPALTSYRSLLEFFFQIHDPTTKNRQGNDVGASYRSAIFYTSDEQKAVAEDTIADVDASGLWPGKVVTEVTPAGAFWEAEPEHQDYLERIPNGYTCHFVRPGWKLPHRAGAALSAE, via the coding sequence ATGAGCACCGAGCGCGCAATTCTTGCCGGCGGCTGCTTCTGGGGCGTGCAGGACCTGGTGCGCCGGCAGCCCGGGGTGATTTCGACCCGCGTCGGCTATTCGGGCGGCGAGGTGGAAAATGCCACTTACCGCAACCACGGCAATCATGCCGAAGCAATCGAGATTATCTTCGATCCGGCCCTGACCAGCTATCGCTCGCTGTTGGAATTCTTCTTTCAGATCCACGATCCGACCACGAAGAATCGCCAGGGCAACGACGTCGGTGCCAGCTATCGTTCGGCGATCTTCTACACCAGCGACGAGCAGAAGGCGGTGGCCGAGGACACGATCGCCGATGTCGACGCTTCAGGCCTCTGGCCGGGTAAGGTGGTTACCGAAGTCACCCCGGCGGGCGCCTTCTGGGAAGCCGAACCCGAGCATCAGGATTATCTGGAGCGCATTCCGAACGGCTATACCTGCCATTTCGTACGTCCGGGATGGAAGCTCCCGCATCGCGCCGGTGCCGCGCTTTCGGCCGAATAG
- the msrB gene encoding peptide-methionine (R)-S-oxide reductase MsrB, translating into MTEYRKTPEAVAALSPEQYRVTQQSGTERPGTGEYLNNKDPGIYVDIVSGEPLFASSDKYESGCGWPSFTKPIEPANVAELNDTTHGMIRTEVRSTHGDSHLGHVFPDGPRDRGGLRYCINSASLRFVHRDDMEAEGYGAYLDQVEDVA; encoded by the coding sequence ATGACCGAATATCGCAAAACACCCGAAGCCGTCGCGGCCTTGTCGCCCGAGCAATATCGCGTGACACAGCAGAGCGGCACCGAACGGCCCGGCACGGGCGAATATCTGAACAACAAGGATCCCGGCATTTATGTCGATATCGTCTCGGGCGAGCCGCTGTTTGCGTCGTCTGACAAATATGAATCGGGTTGCGGCTGGCCGAGCTTCACCAAGCCGATCGAGCCCGCGAATGTCGCCGAACTCAACGACACGACCCATGGCATGATCCGCACCGAAGTGCGATCGACCCATGGCGACAGCCATCTGGGGCACGTGTTCCCCGACGGCCCCCGCGACCGCGGCGGGCTGCGCTATTGCATCAATTCGGCTTCGCTGCGCTTTGTCCATCGCGACGATATGGAAGCCGAGGGATATGGCGCCTATCTCGATCAGGTGGAGGACGTCGCATGA
- a CDS encoding cupin domain-containing protein, with translation MAKQFLQALMTTALALGAPAAPAWAGESPAAPAPAQTAPAPVPPGVARTDLQRHDLSIAGHETVQARIDIAPGAVAPWHRHPGEEVIYVVEGTLEYQLEGQAPVTVKTGEVLFVPARVAHMARNRTAANGAELATYIVEKGKPLLVPTNDIAP, from the coding sequence ATGGCAAAACAATTTCTCCAGGCCTTGATGACAACGGCGCTCGCGCTCGGCGCGCCGGCTGCTCCCGCCTGGGCCGGGGAAAGCCCCGCCGCGCCAGCGCCAGCGCAAACGGCGCCGGCTCCCGTTCCGCCTGGTGTCGCGCGCACCGACCTGCAGCGGCACGATCTGTCGATCGCCGGCCATGAGACGGTGCAGGCGCGCATCGACATCGCACCCGGAGCGGTGGCACCCTGGCATCGCCATCCCGGCGAAGAGGTCATCTATGTCGTCGAGGGCACGCTCGAATATCAGCTCGAGGGCCAGGCGCCCGTAACGGTGAAGACGGGCGAGGTCCTGTTCGTCCCGGCCAGGGTCGCGCATATGGCGCGCAATCGCACGGCCGCCAACGGCGCCGAACTCGCGACCTATATCGTCGAAAAGGGCAAGCCCCTGCTTGTCCCCACCAACGACATCGCGCCATAA
- a CDS encoding LysR substrate-binding domain-containing protein — translation MDRLDAMRVILAVVDAGSLSAGSRKLNAPLPSVSRKVAELERFLGTNLLVRTSRNIQLTDAGRDYVDAARRIIADLDEAERRASGEYQTPRGELSITMPVEFGTRHVLPIALSFMEEYPDVTLNLMISDRISHMVDEQIDVAIRLGHLADSALFAVKAGTFRLITCASPEYLGLRGTPTGPRDLPGHDGIFFGPPAMFWNYHVDGDDMTCAPRPRITVNSAAGNLAAALGGAGIARLFDYQLSGQIQSGALVRVLPDCDGDPRPVHIVYPRQGLLPLKVRAFIDWATPRLRAACTAFDCT, via the coding sequence ATGGATCGTCTCGACGCGATGCGTGTCATTCTTGCGGTCGTCGACGCCGGCAGCCTGTCGGCGGGCAGCCGCAAGTTGAACGCTCCGCTCCCCAGCGTCAGCCGCAAGGTTGCCGAACTGGAACGCTTCCTCGGCACCAACCTCCTCGTCCGTACCAGCCGCAACATTCAATTGACCGACGCGGGCCGCGATTATGTCGACGCGGCGCGGCGGATCATCGCCGATCTCGACGAAGCCGAACGACGCGCGTCGGGCGAATATCAAACGCCGCGCGGCGAATTGTCGATCACGATGCCGGTCGAATTCGGTACGCGCCACGTCCTGCCGATCGCCCTGTCCTTCATGGAAGAATATCCCGACGTCACGCTGAACCTGATGATATCCGACCGCATTTCCCATATGGTCGACGAACAGATCGACGTCGCGATCCGTCTTGGCCACCTCGCCGACAGCGCCCTTTTTGCGGTCAAGGCGGGGACGTTCCGGCTGATCACTTGCGCCAGCCCCGAATATCTCGGCCTACGCGGCACGCCGACGGGCCCGCGCGACCTTCCCGGTCACGACGGCATATTCTTTGGCCCCCCGGCGATGTTCTGGAACTACCACGTCGATGGCGACGACATGACCTGCGCCCCCCGCCCCCGCATCACCGTGAACAGCGCGGCGGGCAATCTCGCCGCAGCGCTCGGCGGCGCCGGAATAGCCCGCCTGTTCGACTATCAACTTTCGGGGCAGATTCAGTCGGGCGCGCTGGTGCGCGTCCTTCCCGACTGCGACGGCGATCCCCGCCCGGTGCATATCGTATACCCGCGCCAGGGCCTGCTTCCGCTCAAGGTCCGCGCCTTCATCGACTGGGCGACCCCGCGGCTGCGCGCCGCTTGTACGGCGTTCGACTGCACCTGA